One window of Papaver somniferum cultivar HN1 chromosome 9, ASM357369v1, whole genome shotgun sequence genomic DNA carries:
- the LOC113309161 gene encoding uncharacterized protein LOC113309161, which translates to MHSLQGNVPGFHPCRSPRIIDQQQRDTLSGFHLHRSPRLIEQKQRDAHLERRRVHYTVLRDSMTEVEKEAVLKERRNAYRIWKTRNECGNTTEISEQLSITAPVRPQDHGAGTSITNNERNVDIGTAKRPFERTCRSPGFLNQHVMEEPGPSITGASKSITSTSEGIIFDNFYLMKTLANFHQIRPFFSCSNVHDDQY; encoded by the exons ATGCATTCATTGCAAGGTAATGTTCCAGGTTTTCATCCATGTCGAAGTCCAAGAATTATCGACCAACAACAAAGAGATACTCTTTCGGGTTTTCATCTGCATCGCAGTCCAAGACTAATCGAGCAAAAACAAAGAGATGCTCACTTAGAGAGGCGTCGTGTTCACTATACAGTATTACGAGATTCAATGACAGAAGTTGAAAAGGAAGCAGTTCTTAAAGAACGGCGTAATGCTTATCGCATCtggaaaacaagaaatgaatGCGGAAACACAACAGAAATAAGTGAGCAACTCTCTATCACCGCTCCGGTTCGACCACAAGACCATGGAGCAGGAACCAGTATAACGA ATAATGAAAGAAATGTTGATATTGGCACAGCCAAACGTCCATTTGAAAGAACATGTCGAAGCCCCGGGTTCCTCAATCAACATGTAATGGAAGAACCGGGACCAAGTATTACTGGTGCTTCTAAATCGATAACTTCTACTTCCGAAGGTataatctttgacaacttctacTTGATGAAAACCCTTgccaattttcatcaaatcagacCATTTTTCTCATGCTCAAATGTGCATGACGACCAGTATTAG
- the LOC113311751 gene encoding uncharacterized protein LOC113311751 has protein sequence MSFWLDRWKGDSSFMNSFRSLYNLDRLKNASVAEHVSADGSWRFDFKRCLSHDEANSLAVLLEIIGSNPPALDDLPDTRLWPLTSSGIFSVKSLYAEMIRDSGEDNFPHNFVWIYDIPPKVNFLLWCAVHGKLNSQDMIQIKGIDVYTSCILCGDCTESQDHIFIHCKVAYKIWCSIMPVDGWAWVFPNTMINLARTWSNNFLSANGKIVWVLIPTAVMWVLWREKNCRTFEEKYFYKTDADLCTDVKTLVLTWAAGFGNRVHLNFSHTVSNWSMVFA, from the coding sequence ATGTCATTCTGGCTTGATAGATGGAAGGGAGATTCCAGTTTTATGAATTCTTTCAGGAGCTTATATAATCTGGATAGGCTGaaaaatgcaagtgttgctgaGCATGTTTCGGCAGATGGTTCTTGGAGATTCGATTTCAAAAGATGCCTGTCACACGATGAAGCTAACTCTCTGGCAGTTTTGTTGGAAATCATTGGTTCAAATCCGCCAGCACTTGATGATCTACCTGATACTAGACTGTGGCCTTTAACTTCAAGTGGTATTTTCTCAGTTAAATCATTATATGCGGAGATGATCAGAGATTCTGGAGAAGATAACTTTCCTCACAATTTTGTTTGGATTTATGATATTCCTCCAAAGGTGAATTTTTTGTTGTGGTGTGCAGTCCATGGTAAGCTAAACTCTCAGGACATGATACAGATAAAAGGGATTGATGTTTACACCTCTTGCATTCTTTGTGGGGATTGCACAGAATCGCAGGatcatattttcattcactgtaaGGTTGCTTATAAGATTTGGTGCTCTATTATGCCAGTTGACGGATGGGCATGGGTTTTCCCTAACACAATGATTAATCTAGCAAGAACATGGTCTAACAATTTCCTATCTGCTAATGGAAAAATTGTTTGGGTCCTTATACCAACAGCTGTGATGTGGGTTCTTTGGAGGGAAAAAAACTGCCGCACCTTCGAAGAGAAATATTTCTACAAAACGGATGCAGATCTGTGTACGGACGTTAAAACTCTTGTGCTGACTTGGGCTGCAGGTTTTGGCAATCGTGTACATTTAAATTTCTCACATACAGTTAGTAACTGGAGCATGGTTTTTGCTTAG